A section of the Triticum dicoccoides isolate Atlit2015 ecotype Zavitan chromosome 7A, WEW_v2.0, whole genome shotgun sequence genome encodes:
- the LOC119328103 gene encoding uncharacterized protein LOC119328103 yields MEGARVTQTPMPQDTPTSPRRPPTATASFTGVSGQSPPSLFPHTPVVAGGRAGKVLDEMPPDTPRLVVASLELQRRSWADVPPDILGIVAGRLPCVEDRARMRSVCAAWRAAARLHRPLPPPLPLLVHADFSFSSFSPDGVTTGTRRIPLPEDVAADDVRCVGSFEGWLAGVRPNQGRYFGDAQCFLMNPFSRDVLHLPPPSASSHFVDAHSRSLPIIGGSGVVECTINAPQYVMSFCKVILSSSPDSGSKCIVAAFSVHRNGAKLALWRPGMTSWCVCLGGCISKFSDITFYQGKIYVLSELTTNLFVIEITDDDDSGLMASRVERCVAERPEIKGSYTQRWNLVEWHGKLLFIARHLGGGEGWHDICKVGVYMVDLSTKPLQFTEINTLDGDCIFISPCSSKSFHASEYERVEGNVIYFIDGYLCHAKNGPLFDKFMYNLSDGTFAPFAADLSECNFQAPDGKPMSQTWLFPSE; encoded by the coding sequence ATGGAAGGAGCTCGGGTCACACAAACTCCAATGCCGCAAGACACGCCGACCTCCCCAAGGAGACCTCCGACGGCCACAGCCTCCTTCACAGGGGTCTCAGGCCAGagccctccctccctgtttccacaCACTCCCGTCGTCGCTGGCGGCCgtgcaggcaaggtgctcgacgaaatgcctccTGACACGCCAAGGCTCGTCGTCGCAAGCCTCGAGCTGCAGCGGCGGTCGTGGGCGGACGTCCCGCCGGACATCCTCGGGAtcgtggccggccgcctcccctgcGTTGAGGACCGCGCCAGGATGCGCTCCGTCTGCGCCGCCTGGCGCGCGGCGGCGCGCCTCCaccgcccgctgccgccgccgctccccCTGCTCGTCCACGCGGACTTCTCCTTCTCCAGCTTCTCCCCCGACGGTGTCACGACGGGGACGCGTCGCATCCCCCTGCCCGAGGACGTGGCGGCCGACGATGTCCGTTGCGTGGGCTCGTTCGAGGGGTGGCTCGCCGGCGTGCGGCCGAACCAAGGTCGCTACTTTGGCGATGCCCAGTGCTTCTTGATGAACCCTTTCTCCCGGGACGTGCTCCATCTCCCGCCTCCCTCCGCGTCCTCTCATTTCGTCGATGCCCACAGTAGATCCCTGCCCATCATCGGTGGCTCTGGTGTGGTTGAGTGCACCATCAACGCCCCACAGTACGTGATGTCGTTCTGCAAGGTAATCTTGTCCTCCTCACCTGATTCTGGGTCCAAATGCATTGTGGCTGCCTTCTCGGTGCATCGGAACGGAGCCAAGCTTGCTCTCTGGCGGCCTGGCATGACGTCGTGGTGCGTGTGCCTTGGTGGCTGCATAAGCAAGTTCAGTGATATTACCTTCTACCAGGGCAAGATTTACGTGCTCAGCGAGCTCACCACAAATCTCTTTGTCATCGAGATAACAGATGACGACGACTCTGGGCTGATGGCTTCTCGTGTCGAGCGTTGTGTGGCCGAGAGGCCTGAGATCAAGGGTAGCTACACACAGAGGTGGAACTTGGTAGAATGGCATGGAAAACTGTTGTTTATCGCCAGACACTTAGGTGGCGGTGAAGGCTGGCACGATATTTGCAAGGTTGGAGTATATATGGTGGATTTAAGCACTAAACCTCTTCAATTCACTGAGATCAACACCTTGGATGGCGACTGTATCTTCATCAGCCCGTGCAGCAGCAAATCATTTCATGCGTCAGAGTATGAAAGGGTGGAAGGCAATGTTATCTACTTCATCGATGGCTATCTCTGCCATGCTAAAAATGGTCCCCTATTTGATAAGTTCATGTACAACTTGAGCGATGGTACATTTGCGCCATTTGCTGCAGATTTATCAGAGTGCAACTTTCAGGCACCAGATGGCAAGCCCATGAGTCAAACGTGGTTGTTTCCTTCTGAATGA